In Vigna radiata var. radiata cultivar VC1973A chromosome 3, Vradiata_ver6, whole genome shotgun sequence, the following proteins share a genomic window:
- the LOC106757866 gene encoding proline-rich receptor-like protein kinase PERK3 isoform X1, protein MSIGMLKRFQGLLLKWMLILSCLAFMIVAGENDKTVEPLAFAVVHDLPIPASLHLSKHVLSQGAPIEASSPVSPPSYGPFSSTGQSPKSSHLSIPFKMKSEMKDPIPGFKYIAPAAAGPSASTQPPLSPYVSNCCKQDMVLKRASKSCHCAYPIKLDLFLSNVSQSPSWNDFLNELAVQLGLRNTQIELINFYVLSVSTLNISMNITPHKGISFSASEVSKINSSLSMHKVKLDPRLVGGYQLLNITWFEPPAPSQAPRLAASPVKTPSYHSPTAVSSSGSSGRHSNLFIILGIIIGIIFIGIISVLIFCLCTFLPKANAPPGETEKPRIESTVSAVGSLPHPSSTRFIAYEELKEATNNFETASVLGEGGFGRVFKGVLNDGTPVAIKRLTSGGQQGDKEFLVEVEMLSRLHHRNLVKLVGYFSNRDSSQNLLCYELVPNGSLEAWLHGPLGINCPLDWDTRMKIALDAARGLSYLHEDSQPCVIHRDFKASNILLENNFHAKVADFGLAKQAPEGRSNYLSTRVMGTFGYVAPEYAMTGHLLVKSDVYSYGVVLLELLTGRKPVDMSQPTGQENLVTWARPILRDKDRLEEIVDPSLGGKYPKEDFVRVCTIAAACVAPEANQRPTMGEVVQSLKMVQRVTEYHDSLLASSNTRANLRQSSSTFEFDGTSSVFSSGPYSGISAFENDNISRTVVFSEDLCEGR, encoded by the exons ATGTCAATAG GTATGCTAAAAAGGTTTCAAGGCTTGCTGCTGAAATGGATGCTTATATTATCTTGCCTGGCATTTATGATTGTGGCTGGTGAAAATGATAAAACAGTGGAGCCTTTGGCCTTTGCTGTTGTTCACGATCTACCTATACCAGCAAGTCTCCATTTGTCAAAGCATGTGCTTTCTCAAGGTGCGCCAATTGAAGCATCGTCACCAGTCAGTCCACCCTCATATGGTCCTTTCTCAAGTACTGGCCAGTCCCCTAAAAGTTCACATTTATCTATACCATTCAAAATGAAGAGTGAAATGAAAGATCCAATTCCTGGCTTTAAATATATTGCTCCTGCAGCTGCAGGCCCTTCTGCTTCAACTCAGCCACCATTGTCTCCTTATGTATCCA ATTGTTGTAAACAAGACATGGTGCTGAAAAGAGCCAGTAAGAGTTGCCACTGTGCATATCCCATAAAGCTAGACCTTTTTCTTTCGAATGTCTCTCAAAGTCCTAGTTGGAATGATTTTCTTAATGAATTAGCTGTCCAGCTTGGGTTGCGAAATACCCAGATTGAACTGATAAACTTTTATGTTCTCAGTGTATCAACATTAAATATATCAATGAATATTACTCCACATAAAGGCATCAGTTTCTCTGCCAGTGAAGTTTCTAAAATAAACTCTTCGCTTTCAATGCATAAGGTTAAACTAGACCCTCGATTAGTGGGTGGATACCAACTTCTCAATATAACTTGGTTTGAACCACCAGCGCCTTCACAAG CTCCTAGGTTAGCTGCATCACCTGTGAAAACCCCTTCGTATCATTCACCTACCGCTGTATCATCATCTGGTTCTTCAGGACGGCATTCAAATCTGTTTATTATTCTTGGAATTATTATTGGCATAATCTTTATTGGTATCATATCTGTCCTTATATTCTGTTTATGTACATTCCTGCCCAAAGCAAACGCTCCTCCTGGGGAAACTG AAAAGCCAAGGATAGAGAGTACAGTTTCAGCTGTGGGTTCTCTTCCTCACCCAAGCAGTACACGCTTTATTGCTTATGAAGAGCTTAAAGAAGCAACAAACAACTTTGAAACAGCGAGCGTACTTGGAGAAGGAGGGTTTGGAAGAGTTTTTAAAGGTGTCTTGAATGATGGTACTCCTGTTGCAATTAAGAGGCTTACAAGTGGAGGGCAACAGGGTGACAAAGAGTTTTTGGTGGAAGTCGAGATGCTTAGCCGCTTGCATCATCGTAACCTTGTAAAACTAGTGGGATACTTCAGTAATCGTGATTCATCACAAAATTTACTTTGCTATGAGCTTGTTCCCAATGGAAGTTTGGAGGCTTGGCTTCATG GTCCCTTGGGAATTAATTGTCCTTTGGATTGGGACACCAGAATGAAAATTGCGCTTGATGCTGCAAGGGGGCTTTCATACCTGCACGAAGACTCACAGCCATGTGTAATACATAGAGACTTCAAGGCATCCAACATATTGCTAGAGAACAACTTTCACGCCAAGGTTGCAGATTTTGGTCTTGCTAAGCAAGCACCTGAAGGCAGATCAAATTATTTGTCTACTCGTGTCATGGGGACATTTGG GTACGTAGCTCCTGAGTATGCCATGACTGGACACCTACTTGTTAAAAGTGATGTTTATAGCTATGGCGTTGTCTTACTGGAACTGCTTACCGGTAGGAAGCCTGTGGATATGTCACAGCCAACTGGGCAAGAGAACCTTGTTACTTGG GCTAGGCCAATCCTTAGAGATAAGGATAGGTTGGAAGAGATTGTTGATCCAAGTCTCGGGGGAAAGTATCCTAAAGAAGATTTTGTACGTGTTTGCACTATTGCTGCAGCCTGTGTTGCTCCCGAAGCAAACCAGCGACCCACAATGGGTGAAGTGGTGCAGTCACTTAAAATGGTGCAGCGCGTCACAGAATACCATGATTCGCTGTTGGCCTCATCCAATACTCGAGCCAACCTGAGACAGTCCTCTAGCACTTTTGAATTTGATGGAACATCTTCTGTATTCTCTTCGGGTCCATACTCTGGCATAAGTGCCTTTGAAAACGACAACATTTCAAGGACTGTGGTTTTCTCTGAAGATCTTTGTGAAGGACGATAA
- the LOC106756980 gene encoding uncharacterized protein LOC106756980: protein MGSIKNLLITIVSLTSLLQSTTHAFVQSPSPSPSSSQTLLVNPNNILGAPSNTVDNLFKPSLHILDFCQDTESPALCVETIAPSLEGTFDPIKALETEMEATFAQSKKVAKIISEALRNPNTDPRAHGALAICKSQYRSIMETVNDAVELLNQQNVVDAYYKFSSVLSDQATCEDAFVESPGVTIPFSDESHTVYQLGGNCLAIMEGMVNSRNRFILV from the coding sequence ATGGGTTCCATTAAAAACCTTCTCATCACCATCGTGTCCCTGACTTCGCTTTTACAGTCCACCACCCACGCCTTCGTCCAATCTCCTTCTCCCTCCCCGTCTTCCTCCCAAACCCTCctcgtaaaccccaacaacatcctcGGCGCACCATCCAACACAGTCGACAACCTCTTCAAACCCAGCCTCCACATCCTAGACTTCTGCCAAGACACAGAGAGCCCTGCGCTCTGCGTTGAAACTATTGCCCCATCCCTGGAAGGCACCTTCGACCCCATCAAGGCTCTCGAGACCGAAATGGAAGCCACATTTGCCCAAAGCAAGAAGGTCGCCAAGATCATCTCCGAGGCACTGAGAAACCCTAACACCGACCCAAGGGCACATGGCGCCCTCGCCATTTGCAAGTCTCAATACAGGAGCATTATGGAAACTGTGAACGATGCCGTGGAATTGTTGAACCAACAGAATGTGGTTGATGCTTATTACAAGTTCAGCTCCGTTCTCTCTGACCAAGCAACCTGTGAGGACGCGTTTGTGGAATCCCCCGGAGTTACCATTCCCTTCTCCGATGAATCTCACACTGTCTATCAGCTTGGTGGGAACTGCTTGGCCATCATGGAAGGGATGGTTAATAGTCGTAACCGTTTTATCTTGGTTTGA
- the LOC106757804 gene encoding DEAD-box ATP-dependent RNA helicase 24: MSKRKFGFEGFGINRQSTYSFERSQAPQRLYVPPSSRHGHDNYEDTDLDNIDYADNNNDEGNKNSNDDDEIDPLDAFMEGIHEEMKAAPPPKPKEKAEDRYRDDDDDPMESFLKAKKDLGLTLASEALHAGYDSDEEVYAAAKAVDAGMIEYDSDDNPIIIDKKKIEPIPALDHSSIDYEPFNKDFYEETPSISGMSEQDVSEYRKSLAIRVSGFDVPKPIKAFEDCGFPSQIMNAIKKQGYEKPTSIQCQALPVVLSGRDIIGIAKTGSGKTASFVLPMIVHIMDQPELEKEEGPIGVICAPTRELAHQIYLEAKKFAKAYGVRVSAVYGGMSKLEQFKELKAGCEIVVATPGRLIDMLKMKALTMTRATYLVLDEADRMFDLGFEPQVRSIVGQIRPDRQTLLFSATMPRKVEKLAREILTDPIRVTVGEVGMANEDITQVVCVIPSDTEKLPWLLEKLPEMIDQGDTLVFASKKATVDEIESQLAQRGFKVAALHGDKDQASRMDILQKFKSGLYHVLIATDVAARGLDIKSIKSVVNFDIAKDMDMHVHRIGRTGRAGDKDGVAYTLITQKEARFAGELVNSLVAAGQNVSVELMDLAMKDGRFRSKRDARKGGGKKGRGRGGGGGRRGVRGVDFGLGIGYNPESNNAPSNPVPTRSAAVNSLRTGMMSQFRNNFVAASSNSQNQGFGNNTSMAANKRPALPGFVSGGSIGGDVNTYQHTTSPSPASSVVNSSTQGSGVNSGQKSMNSSKPKERRRPSGWDR; the protein is encoded by the exons ATGTCGAAGAGGAAGTTCGGATTCGAAGGCTTCGGCATAAACCGCCAATCGACCTACAGCTTCGAGAGATCCCAGGCTCCTCAGCGACTCTACGTCCCTCCTTCCTCCCGTCACGGCCACGACAACTACGAGGACACCGACCTCGACAACATTGACTACGCCGACAACAACAACGACGAAGGGAACAAGAACAGCAACGATGACGACGAAATTGACCCTCTCGACGCCTTCATGGAGGGGATTCACGAGGAGATGAAGGCGGCGCCGCCACCCAAGCCGAAGGAGAAGGCTGAGGACCGGTACCGGGACGACGACGACGACCCCATGGAGAGCTTTCTGAAGGCAAAGAAGGATTTAGGGCTGACTCTCGCTTCCGAGGCGCTGCACGCTGGGTACGATTCTGATGAGGAGGTTTATGCTGCTGCCAAAGCCGTGGACGCTGGTATGATCGAGTATGATTCCGACGATAACCCTATTAttattgacaagaagaaaattgagcccATTCCTGCTCTCGATCACTCTTCCATTGACTACGAACCCTTCAATAAGGATTTTTATGAGGAGACACCTTCAATATCAG GTATGAGTGAGCAGGACGTAAGCGAATACCGGAAGAGTTTGGCTATTCGGGTATCTGGTTTTGATGTTCCCAAGCCAATAAAGGCTTTTGAGGACTGTGGATTTCCGTCTCAGATTATGAATGCTATAAAAAAACAAGGGTATGAGAAGCCGACATCTATACAATGTCAGGCTTTGCCGGTTGTGCTTTCCGGCAGGGATATTATTGGTATAGCTAAAACTGGTTCTGGTAAAACGGCTTCTTTTGTGCTTCCTATGATTGTGCATATCATGGATCAGCCTGAGCTTGAGAAGGAAGAGGGGCCTATAGGGGTGATATGTGCACCTACCCGAGAATTGGCTCATCAGATATACCTGGAGGCCAAGAAATTCGCAAAAGCGTATGGGGTACGTGTATCTGCTGTCTATGGTGGAATGTCAAAACTTGAACAGTTCAAAGAACTCAAAGCTGGATGTGAGATAGTTGTTGCTACCCCTGGCAGATTGATAGACATGCTGAAAATGAAGGCATTGACAATGACGAGAGCAACTTACCTGGTGCTTGATGAGGCGGATCGAATGTTTGATCTGGGGTTTGAACCTCAAGTAAGGTCCATTGTTGGGCAGATTAGGCCAGACCGTCAAACATTACTCTTTTCTGCAACAATGCCTCGTAAAGTTGAAAAGTTGGCCAGGGAAATCCTTACCGATCCTATCAGAGTAACTGTTGGAGAGGTGGGGATGGCAAATGAAGATATTACTCAAGTTGTTTGTGTGATTCCTTCTGATACTGAAAAGTTGCCTTGGCTTCTGGAAAAGCTACCTGAAATGATTGATCAAGGTGATACTCTAGTTTTTGCTTCAAAGAAGGCCACTGTGGATGAAATAGAATCGCAGTTGGCTCAAAGAGGCTTTAAAGTTGCTGCCCTGCATGGTGATAAAGATCAAGCTTCTCGGATGGATATTTTGCAGAAGTTTAAATCCGGTCTCTACCATGTGCTCATTGCAACTGATGTTGCAGCCCGGGGTCTTGACATCAAGTCAATTAAGTCAGTGGTAAACTTTGATATTGCAAAGGATATGGACATGCATGTTCATCGCATTGGAAGAACAGGTCGTGCTGGTGACAAGGATGGGGTTGCGTACACTCTTATAACTCAGAAAGAAGCACGATTTGCTGGTGAATTGGTCAATAGCTTAGTTGCTGCTGGTCAGAATGTGTCCGTGGAGTTGATGGATCTTGCGATGAAG GATGGGAGATTCAGGTCGAAACGTGATGCAAGAAAAGGAG GTGGGAAAAAAGGCAGAGGTAGAGGTGGTGGCGGAGGTCGCCGTGGTGTGCGTGGAGTGGATTTTGGCTTGGGCATTGGATATAATCCCGAATCTAACAACGCACCATCTAACCCAGTTCCTACTCGATCTGCCGCCGTAAATTCTCTGCGGACTGGAATGATGTCACAATTTAGGAACAACTTTGTTGCTGCTTCATCGAACTCTCAGAATCAAGGATTCGGTAACAATACAAGCATGGCTGCTAATAAGAGACCGGCACTCCCTGGTTTTGTATCTGGTGGATCAATTGGTGGTGACGTGAATACGTACCAGCACACTACTTCACCCAGTCCTGCTTCGTCCGTGGTAAATTCCAGCACTCAAGGTTCTGGAGTAAATTCTGGTCAGAAGAGCATGAATAG TTCTAAACCCAAAGAGAGGCGGAGGCCATCAGGTTGGGATAGATAA
- the LOC106757866 gene encoding receptor-like serine/threonine-protein kinase ALE2 isoform X2 translates to MSIGMLKRFQGLLLKWMLILSCLAFMIVAGENDKTVEPLAFAVVHDLPIPASLHLSKHVLSQGAPIEASSPVSPPSYGPFSTAGPSASTQPPLSPYVSNCCKQDMVLKRASKSCHCAYPIKLDLFLSNVSQSPSWNDFLNELAVQLGLRNTQIELINFYVLSVSTLNISMNITPHKGISFSASEVSKINSSLSMHKVKLDPRLVGGYQLLNITWFEPPAPSQAPRLAASPVKTPSYHSPTAVSSSGSSGRHSNLFIILGIIIGIIFIGIISVLIFCLCTFLPKANAPPGETEKPRIESTVSAVGSLPHPSSTRFIAYEELKEATNNFETASVLGEGGFGRVFKGVLNDGTPVAIKRLTSGGQQGDKEFLVEVEMLSRLHHRNLVKLVGYFSNRDSSQNLLCYELVPNGSLEAWLHGPLGINCPLDWDTRMKIALDAARGLSYLHEDSQPCVIHRDFKASNILLENNFHAKVADFGLAKQAPEGRSNYLSTRVMGTFGYVAPEYAMTGHLLVKSDVYSYGVVLLELLTGRKPVDMSQPTGQENLVTWARPILRDKDRLEEIVDPSLGGKYPKEDFVRVCTIAAACVAPEANQRPTMGEVVQSLKMVQRVTEYHDSLLASSNTRANLRQSSSTFEFDGTSSVFSSGPYSGISAFENDNISRTVVFSEDLCEGR, encoded by the exons ATGTCAATAG GTATGCTAAAAAGGTTTCAAGGCTTGCTGCTGAAATGGATGCTTATATTATCTTGCCTGGCATTTATGATTGTGGCTGGTGAAAATGATAAAACAGTGGAGCCTTTGGCCTTTGCTGTTGTTCACGATCTACCTATACCAGCAAGTCTCCATTTGTCAAAGCATGTGCTTTCTCAAGGTGCGCCAATTGAAGCATCGTCACCAGTCAGTCCACCCTCATATGGTCCTTTCTCAA CTGCAGGCCCTTCTGCTTCAACTCAGCCACCATTGTCTCCTTATGTATCCA ATTGTTGTAAACAAGACATGGTGCTGAAAAGAGCCAGTAAGAGTTGCCACTGTGCATATCCCATAAAGCTAGACCTTTTTCTTTCGAATGTCTCTCAAAGTCCTAGTTGGAATGATTTTCTTAATGAATTAGCTGTCCAGCTTGGGTTGCGAAATACCCAGATTGAACTGATAAACTTTTATGTTCTCAGTGTATCAACATTAAATATATCAATGAATATTACTCCACATAAAGGCATCAGTTTCTCTGCCAGTGAAGTTTCTAAAATAAACTCTTCGCTTTCAATGCATAAGGTTAAACTAGACCCTCGATTAGTGGGTGGATACCAACTTCTCAATATAACTTGGTTTGAACCACCAGCGCCTTCACAAG CTCCTAGGTTAGCTGCATCACCTGTGAAAACCCCTTCGTATCATTCACCTACCGCTGTATCATCATCTGGTTCTTCAGGACGGCATTCAAATCTGTTTATTATTCTTGGAATTATTATTGGCATAATCTTTATTGGTATCATATCTGTCCTTATATTCTGTTTATGTACATTCCTGCCCAAAGCAAACGCTCCTCCTGGGGAAACTG AAAAGCCAAGGATAGAGAGTACAGTTTCAGCTGTGGGTTCTCTTCCTCACCCAAGCAGTACACGCTTTATTGCTTATGAAGAGCTTAAAGAAGCAACAAACAACTTTGAAACAGCGAGCGTACTTGGAGAAGGAGGGTTTGGAAGAGTTTTTAAAGGTGTCTTGAATGATGGTACTCCTGTTGCAATTAAGAGGCTTACAAGTGGAGGGCAACAGGGTGACAAAGAGTTTTTGGTGGAAGTCGAGATGCTTAGCCGCTTGCATCATCGTAACCTTGTAAAACTAGTGGGATACTTCAGTAATCGTGATTCATCACAAAATTTACTTTGCTATGAGCTTGTTCCCAATGGAAGTTTGGAGGCTTGGCTTCATG GTCCCTTGGGAATTAATTGTCCTTTGGATTGGGACACCAGAATGAAAATTGCGCTTGATGCTGCAAGGGGGCTTTCATACCTGCACGAAGACTCACAGCCATGTGTAATACATAGAGACTTCAAGGCATCCAACATATTGCTAGAGAACAACTTTCACGCCAAGGTTGCAGATTTTGGTCTTGCTAAGCAAGCACCTGAAGGCAGATCAAATTATTTGTCTACTCGTGTCATGGGGACATTTGG GTACGTAGCTCCTGAGTATGCCATGACTGGACACCTACTTGTTAAAAGTGATGTTTATAGCTATGGCGTTGTCTTACTGGAACTGCTTACCGGTAGGAAGCCTGTGGATATGTCACAGCCAACTGGGCAAGAGAACCTTGTTACTTGG GCTAGGCCAATCCTTAGAGATAAGGATAGGTTGGAAGAGATTGTTGATCCAAGTCTCGGGGGAAAGTATCCTAAAGAAGATTTTGTACGTGTTTGCACTATTGCTGCAGCCTGTGTTGCTCCCGAAGCAAACCAGCGACCCACAATGGGTGAAGTGGTGCAGTCACTTAAAATGGTGCAGCGCGTCACAGAATACCATGATTCGCTGTTGGCCTCATCCAATACTCGAGCCAACCTGAGACAGTCCTCTAGCACTTTTGAATTTGATGGAACATCTTCTGTATTCTCTTCGGGTCCATACTCTGGCATAAGTGCCTTTGAAAACGACAACATTTCAAGGACTGTGGTTTTCTCTGAAGATCTTTGTGAAGGACGATAA